Genomic segment of Populus trichocarpa isolate Nisqually-1 chromosome 12, P.trichocarpa_v4.1, whole genome shotgun sequence:
CAATTCACCATAGAAAAGCCTGTCATTTTCTTATGGTTTAAACTAGTGAGATACATTAATCCTgtcaatgtatatatatagtaaatggGTATGGGATTTTACTcttcttttcatatatatacattacTACTGGAAAGAATATTTATAATGTTCAATGTAGAGCTATATTAGAACTGATTAATGCAGAAAAAAGATGTATTTCAGGCTCCAAAATATTGATCATAATCTGTTTTTACTAGATTTGGAAGTACATATTTAGAGAGAAGTTCTTGGCTTCACTgtattttttgcaattttttagcGTTCATGACATGACATTCTAATGTATATGTTCTAAAAAGGCAAAAGAATGTCTAGTCCTAATGGGCACATTATTGATACCTCGAAGCATGAAAAGACAAGATAATTTCTTCTTCCCTCTTGTCCGTTGCACTATTGTAAATGACCTGACACATTTCCCCATTAAATTTCTTGCTTTCCTTTGTGTTTAGGGCACGATTAACGATGAGTCTGGAATGGATTCTTCTTCACCATCTGGGGATATGCTCACTTGTTCAAGGCCCTTGATAGAGAGGAGGCTTAGGCCCCCACATGACCAAGCTCTCAAATGCCCTAGGTGTGACTCAACACACACCAAATTTTGTTACTACAACAACTACAGCCTCTCCCAGCCAAGGTACTTTTGCAAGACTTGCAGGAGGTACTGGACCAAAGGAGGCACCCTGAGGAACATCCCTGTGGGTGGTGGATGTAGAAAGAACAAGAAAGTGTCTAAGAAATCAAATGATCAATCAGTTAACCAAATTAACCCTGGATCATCATCCTCCCACAATCCTACTGATCTTCACCTTTCATTTCCTGAGGTGCAACTTTCACACTTAAATAGCATACTTGGTTCACAAGGAACAATTGCAACCTCTAACTTCATGGATAGCAAGTACAATATCGGTATGCTAGAAAACCCAAGGCCTATAGATTTTATGGATAGTAAGTTAGAAGCTTTAGTGGGAAGCTCTAGGAATTATGATTTCATGGGGAATGGTGACTTGGGTATGGTTAGTGGGCTCGGAGATACGAGTCATCATCATGGGTTAGCACCAAATTTTAGTGATATTTGCTCTTCATTTGGGATGTCCCTTGATGGAAACAGTGGCACTTTCATGGAAACTTGCCAAAGGTTAATGCTTCCTTATGGCCAAGGAAATAATGATCAGAATGCAATTGATGTGAAGCCAAACACCAAGCTCTTGTCCCTTGACTGGCAAGACCAGGGTTGCTCTGATG
This window contains:
- the LOC7456845 gene encoding dof zinc finger protein DOF5.6, encoding MGLTSLQVCMDSSDWLQGTINDESGMDSSSPSGDMLTCSRPLIERRLRPPHDQALKCPRCDSTHTKFCYYNNYSLSQPRYFCKTCRRYWTKGGTLRNIPVGGGCRKNKKVSKKSNDQSVNQINPGSSSSHNPTDLHLSFPEVQLSHLNSILGSQGTIATSNFMDSKYNIGMLENPRPIDFMDSKLEALVGSSRNYDFMGNGDLGMVSGLGDTSHHHGLAPNFSDICSSFGMSLDGNSGTFMETCQRLMLPYGQGNNDQNAIDVKPNTKLLSLDWQDQGCSDGGKDTFGYLNNLGSWTGMMNGYGSSTTNTLV